One Halobacterium sp. DL1 DNA window includes the following coding sequences:
- a CDS encoding death domain-associated protein: protein MGFGSYDESEQGSQDTDIDEDATVTRENDHDGDVNFDSGADSDELIDRLQSMKDEDDD from the coding sequence ATGGGTTTTGGTAGCTACGACGAGTCCGAGCAGGGGAGCCAGGATACGGACATTGACGAAGACGCCACAGTTACCCGCGAGAACGACCACGACGGCGACGTGAACTTCGATTCGGGGGCCGACAGCGACGAACTCATCGACCGCCTCCAGTCGATGAAAGACGAAGACGACGACTAA